A region from the Acuticoccus sediminis genome encodes:
- a CDS encoding helix-turn-helix domain-containing protein, translated as MEKKMQGYSLAGTPEARAAYFRRVSEKGDMRPAPRVVEVATADPEAKHERWPEPRSREDAHAAHMRRVASNCAREIDTAARPALVQQQDVPPAAKPVKDTGDQTPMGWTPLNPSMTFETFVASSDLPLALARKVAATERWSRVEHSPIVIYGGDGLGKTHLLQAIAATSPQQCLYVTAEDFMYRLVGTLTKGQGEAMRKTLAQAEVLLVDGIDRITGSMFVPHFEQAIDLFASGGQQVVCTSRVVPAVLEMLGPETRRRLSSGMVAEMAPPNYGQRKDIVAKRIEIHRTDFAALAFPDEVAEFIAKSITTNGRDLVGAVSRIVAHSELAGRTIDLQMAELAILDLLRANTVKTPKIEDIQRVVCQHYGISRGDLVSARRTKVIVRPRQVAMYLCKMLTPRSLPEIGRRFGNRDHTTVLHAVRKIDDLKERDQKLAEDIEIITRGLA; from the coding sequence ATGGAGAAGAAGATGCAGGGATATTCACTCGCGGGAACGCCAGAGGCCCGGGCGGCGTACTTCAGGCGTGTGTCCGAGAAAGGGGACATGAGACCGGCGCCGCGCGTCGTCGAGGTCGCGACCGCAGATCCTGAGGCCAAACATGAGCGATGGCCAGAACCACGGTCCCGCGAGGACGCCCACGCCGCGCATATGCGGCGCGTCGCTTCGAATTGCGCGCGAGAGATCGACACTGCGGCGCGTCCCGCTCTGGTCCAGCAGCAGGACGTCCCGCCAGCGGCGAAACCTGTGAAGGACACCGGCGATCAGACGCCCATGGGATGGACGCCTCTCAACCCGTCCATGACGTTCGAGACGTTCGTCGCCAGCTCCGACCTGCCACTGGCGCTTGCTCGCAAGGTTGCCGCAACCGAGCGCTGGAGCCGCGTCGAGCACAGCCCGATCGTGATCTACGGCGGCGATGGCCTCGGCAAGACGCATCTTCTCCAAGCGATCGCGGCCACCTCACCGCAGCAGTGCCTCTACGTCACCGCCGAGGACTTCATGTACCGCCTCGTCGGCACCCTCACGAAGGGTCAGGGCGAAGCCATGCGGAAGACGCTGGCCCAGGCGGAGGTCCTCCTGGTGGACGGCATCGATCGGATCACCGGCTCGATGTTCGTGCCGCATTTCGAGCAGGCCATCGACTTGTTCGCCAGCGGTGGACAGCAGGTAGTGTGCACATCGAGGGTGGTTCCTGCTGTTCTGGAGATGCTCGGCCCGGAGACGCGCCGGCGACTGTCCTCCGGCATGGTCGCTGAGATGGCGCCGCCGAATTATGGCCAGCGCAAGGATATCGTCGCCAAGCGGATCGAGATCCACCGGACGGATTTCGCAGCGCTGGCATTCCCGGACGAGGTCGCGGAGTTCATCGCCAAGTCGATCACGACCAACGGAAGAGACCTGGTCGGTGCTGTCAGCCGGATCGTTGCCCACTCCGAGCTCGCCGGCCGGACGATCGATCTGCAGATGGCCGAGTTGGCGATCCTCGATCTGCTCCGCGCCAACACGGTGAAGACGCCGAAGATCGAGGACATCCAGCGGGTCGTCTGTCAGCACTACGGAATCTCGCGGGGCGACCTGGTCTCGGCGAGGCGCACCAAGGTGATCGTTCGGCCGCGACAGGTAGCGATGTACCTCTGCAAGATGCTGACGCCGAGGTCCCTTCCGGAGATCGGTCGTCGATTTGGGAACCGCGACCACACGACCGTCCTCCATGCGGTGCGGAAGATCGATGATCTGAAGGAGAGGGACCAGAAACTCGCCGAGGACATCGAGATTATCACCCGCGGCCTCGCCTGA
- a CDS encoding SNF2-related protein, with protein MSLDAYRDHIARKAIAFDPAGFRVDEATIPSSLFPHQRHGVQFALECGRAALFYDTGLGKTRTALAWGDQVMRKTGKPVLMLAPLAVGTQHVREAVELGVEAEQSRTGSAPVSPKVVVTNYERLKDVNPDLWGGVILDESSVLKSFTGKTTRALIKSFKRTPYRLCCTATPAPNDHTELGQHSQFLGVMDAPEMLSRWFIADQTNMGRYRLKKPAVGPFWDWVASWARCVSKPSDLGFSDEGFQMPELVMHRHLVAADRSANAGGEKDGQARLFRVPDTSATSIHREKRLTSAMRAEQVARIVSAEPDESWVIWVETDYDADAVHAVLDGVVEVRGSMSIEKKEERLRAFSDGEVRVLLSKPSLAGFGLNWQHCARMAFMGLSFSYESFYQAVRRCWRFRQARDVHVHVVCADTEDAIWHAVNRKAGDHDVMKAEMTAAMARAARKSGVRLSYIPEQEARLPAWMVQR; from the coding sequence ATGAGCCTCGACGCTTACCGCGATCACATCGCGCGGAAGGCCATCGCGTTCGACCCGGCGGGCTTCCGCGTAGACGAGGCGACGATTCCGTCCTCGTTGTTTCCGCATCAGCGTCACGGCGTGCAATTCGCCCTGGAGTGCGGCCGCGCCGCGCTGTTCTACGACACCGGCCTCGGCAAGACGCGAACAGCGCTCGCATGGGGCGATCAGGTGATGAGGAAGACCGGGAAGCCGGTGCTCATGCTGGCGCCGCTCGCCGTCGGCACGCAACACGTGCGCGAGGCGGTCGAGCTAGGCGTTGAGGCGGAACAGTCCCGGACCGGATCGGCGCCCGTCTCCCCGAAGGTCGTCGTCACCAACTATGAGCGGCTCAAGGATGTGAACCCGGATCTCTGGGGCGGGGTGATCCTCGACGAGAGTTCCGTCCTCAAGAGCTTCACCGGCAAGACGACACGCGCCTTGATCAAGTCGTTCAAGCGCACGCCGTACCGCCTTTGCTGCACGGCTACGCCCGCTCCGAACGACCACACCGAGTTGGGGCAGCACTCTCAATTCCTCGGCGTCATGGACGCGCCGGAGATGCTGTCTCGCTGGTTCATCGCGGACCAGACGAACATGGGACGCTATCGCCTCAAGAAGCCTGCCGTGGGCCCGTTCTGGGACTGGGTTGCGTCGTGGGCTCGCTGTGTGTCGAAGCCGTCCGACCTCGGGTTCAGCGACGAGGGCTTCCAGATGCCTGAGCTCGTCATGCATCGGCATCTGGTGGCGGCCGACCGGAGCGCGAATGCTGGGGGCGAGAAGGACGGCCAAGCGCGGCTGTTTCGCGTGCCCGACACCTCGGCGACGTCGATCCACCGTGAGAAGCGGCTGACGAGCGCAATGCGGGCCGAGCAGGTTGCCCGCATCGTCTCGGCCGAACCCGATGAGTCGTGGGTGATCTGGGTCGAGACGGACTATGACGCCGACGCCGTCCACGCGGTTCTTGATGGCGTCGTCGAGGTCCGTGGCTCCATGTCGATCGAGAAGAAGGAAGAGCGCCTACGCGCCTTTTCCGACGGCGAGGTGCGCGTCCTCCTCAGCAAGCCCTCGCTCGCCGGATTTGGCTTGAACTGGCAGCACTGCGCTCGGATGGCCTTCATGGGCCTCAGCTTCTCATACGAGAGCTTCTATCAGGCCGTTAGGCGCTGCTGGCGGTTCCGTCAGGCGCGCGACGTCCATGTGCACGTGGTCTGTGCCGATACCGAGGACGCGATCTGGCATGCGGTCAACCGCAAGGCCGGCGACCACGACGTGATGAAGGCCGAGATGACGGCCGCCATGGCGCGAGCGGCTCGCAAGTCCGGCGTCCGCCTTTCGTACATCCCCGAGCAAGAGGCCCGCCTACCGGCGTGGATGGTGCAACGATGA
- a CDS encoding helix-turn-helix domain-containing protein, with the protein MSALVQIGDGASARVANDGCGVHPIGGSFSAGRLDKVIEIVAAETGQTRGGILCSTRGSPRSSEARFIVYYLMNTSLGHPLSEIGVLMRRDRTSVANGVQIVEGRRDDERFDTLIKRLEDRLSEVRLLAVRATGAARSGPKHLVEAGR; encoded by the coding sequence ATGAGCGCGCTCGTTCAAATTGGCGACGGGGCATCCGCCCGCGTGGCGAATGATGGCTGCGGGGTCCACCCAATCGGTGGATCGTTCAGCGCTGGACGGCTCGACAAGGTGATCGAGATCGTCGCCGCTGAGACCGGCCAAACGCGTGGTGGGATCCTCTGCTCGACCCGTGGTTCGCCGCGGTCATCCGAAGCGCGCTTCATCGTCTACTACCTGATGAACACGTCCCTTGGGCACCCTCTTTCGGAGATCGGCGTGCTCATGCGTCGAGACCGAACATCGGTCGCCAACGGCGTCCAAATAGTCGAGGGCCGTAGGGACGACGAGCGCTTCGACACGCTGATCAAACGACTGGAAGACAGGCTCTCCGAGGTCCGTCTCTTGGCTGTCCGAGCCACCGGCGCGGCAAGGAGTGGCCCCAAACACCTCGTCGAGGCAGGCCGATGA
- a CDS encoding GcrA family cell cycle regulator has protein sequence MNAPTNVNWTLLTPSEKTEIVKKGIRQGLSASKIAEPLGISRNAIIGVANRAGLSFGLKFVHRAGRVQKVARAAAGQAKAAPQKAVVAQKVPPIPKVTPAPPLQKIEPAPVVASDPVPMTSGVAFMDLSHRSCRAPLWGQYPPVSIDDFRFCGAKTIEEGSYCAEHHKRFHQAIHSTRIKPPSETRGVSKTAVMDAVLSAVGSRRW, from the coding sequence ATGAACGCGCCGACGAACGTGAATTGGACGCTCCTAACCCCGAGCGAGAAGACCGAGATCGTGAAGAAGGGAATTCGGCAAGGCCTCTCGGCGTCCAAGATTGCCGAGCCGCTCGGCATCAGCCGGAACGCGATCATCGGTGTCGCCAACCGGGCCGGGCTGTCATTCGGATTGAAGTTTGTCCACCGGGCGGGCCGAGTGCAGAAGGTCGCCCGAGCGGCAGCAGGCCAAGCGAAGGCGGCACCTCAGAAGGCTGTCGTTGCGCAGAAGGTGCCGCCGATCCCGAAGGTGACGCCGGCGCCGCCTCTCCAGAAGATCGAACCGGCTCCCGTAGTGGCCTCAGACCCTGTTCCGATGACCTCTGGCGTGGCCTTCATGGACCTCTCGCACCGGTCTTGCCGAGCTCCGCTTTGGGGACAGTACCCACCGGTCTCGATCGACGACTTTCGCTTCTGCGGGGCCAAGACAATCGAGGAAGGATCCTACTGCGCTGAGCACCACAAGCGCTTCCATCAGGCCATTCACTCCACGCGGATCAAGCCACCGAGCGAGACGCGCGGGGTATCAAAGACGGCCGTGATGGATGCCGTGCTCTCGGCGGTGGGCTCGAGGAGATGGTGA
- a CDS encoding DNA cytosine methyltransferase, which yields MQAVKPLLSVSGQGVPPIRVTAEHPFYTRSATNAWNNERRAYRRTLGEPTWTPAADLRTTGAPMNAAGGDLSFWASPAVFPALPVPEVPGRGMVLDERLMWLAGRYVGEGWTRLGGGRAELVITCDRRDADALRERLSAWPRAGQRAGTDELAWHERETSTAYQFSTSHQGLVIWLRQQFGHGEAEKAFPAWALGMPERMRAALLAGYVSANGSEPKIREVVLTHITTVSRRLAFSTKALVESLGTPAKIYGPRQSTSVIAGRRVNARPFYSVRWRHEPARRQHERDDLHFWTRLQDVADARETAPVFNISVEEDESYVADGIVVHNCKHFSKAKGGKPVKRNVRDLAWTVVLWAKRARPRVIILENVEEFRDWGPLVERAPGVFTPCPDRRGETFARWTGELKRLGYKVEWRELRACDYGAPTIRKRLFVIARRDGRRIVWPKPTHGAPDSDGVRSGKLKPWRTAAEIIDWSIPCPSIFDTAEEIRAKFGIRAIRPLADATMRRIARGVVRYVLTCGHPFIVPVTHHGDLRSHGVTEPVRTQTTANRGEHALIMPHLTKFQTGSTGAPMDGPVPTVTANSYVKRPGGAAPLGLVAATMVQTGYGEREGQAPRSLDIQEPLGTQVAGGAKHAVVAAFLAQHNTGVVGHDAREPVSTLTTGGSYGASQQSVVAAHLMNMRGSTRRDGEANDPLWTQTAGGQHSALISAFLSKYYGQGEGAAIDGPMHTDTTKDRFGLVTVEIDGATYAIADIGMRMLTPRERFRAQGFPDDYQIDVGRDADGNPVRLTATAQGRMCGNSVCPPLAAALVNANCADLAVGMTEEAAA from the coding sequence ATGCAGGCGGTCAAACCGCTCCTCAGCGTTTCAGGACAAGGGGTGCCGCCGATCCGGGTCACCGCCGAGCACCCCTTCTACACTCGCTCCGCCACGAACGCGTGGAACAACGAGCGCCGAGCGTACCGGCGGACGCTCGGTGAACCGACATGGACCCCCGCCGCTGATCTGCGGACCACCGGCGCCCCGATGAACGCCGCTGGCGGCGACCTGTCGTTCTGGGCCTCGCCGGCCGTCTTTCCGGCGCTTCCGGTGCCCGAGGTGCCGGGCCGCGGCATGGTGCTCGACGAACGCTTGATGTGGCTCGCCGGCAGGTACGTCGGCGAGGGCTGGACGCGGCTTGGTGGAGGACGCGCGGAACTCGTCATCACGTGCGACCGCCGCGATGCGGACGCGCTTCGCGAGCGCCTCAGCGCGTGGCCGCGTGCCGGACAACGGGCTGGGACCGATGAACTCGCCTGGCACGAGAGGGAGACCTCCACCGCCTACCAGTTCTCGACGTCGCACCAGGGGTTGGTGATCTGGCTCCGGCAGCAGTTCGGACACGGCGAGGCAGAGAAGGCCTTCCCCGCCTGGGCGCTGGGGATGCCAGAGCGCATGCGCGCCGCGCTCCTGGCGGGCTACGTCTCCGCCAATGGGTCGGAGCCCAAGATCCGTGAGGTGGTGCTGACCCACATCACGACCGTGTCCCGGCGGCTCGCCTTCAGCACGAAGGCTCTTGTCGAGAGCCTTGGCACGCCGGCGAAGATCTATGGGCCGCGCCAGAGCACGAGCGTCATAGCTGGACGCCGCGTCAACGCCAGACCGTTCTATTCGGTGCGCTGGCGTCATGAACCCGCTCGCCGTCAGCATGAGCGGGACGATCTGCACTTCTGGACACGTCTTCAGGACGTGGCAGACGCCCGCGAGACGGCGCCGGTGTTCAACATCTCGGTCGAGGAGGACGAGAGCTACGTCGCGGACGGGATCGTCGTCCACAACTGCAAGCACTTCTCGAAGGCGAAGGGCGGCAAGCCGGTGAAGCGCAACGTGCGTGATCTCGCCTGGACCGTCGTGCTCTGGGCGAAGCGTGCCCGGCCGCGCGTCATCATCCTCGAGAACGTCGAGGAGTTCCGGGACTGGGGGCCGCTCGTGGAGCGCGCGCCAGGCGTCTTCACCCCGTGCCCTGACCGCCGCGGCGAGACCTTCGCGCGGTGGACCGGAGAGCTGAAGCGGCTCGGCTACAAGGTCGAGTGGCGTGAGCTTCGGGCGTGCGACTACGGCGCGCCGACGATCCGCAAGCGGCTGTTCGTGATCGCCCGGCGCGACGGCCGCCGCATCGTCTGGCCGAAGCCGACGCACGGCGCGCCTGACAGCGATGGTGTCCGCAGCGGCAAGCTGAAGCCATGGCGGACGGCGGCCGAGATCATCGACTGGTCGATCCCGTGCCCGTCAATCTTCGACACCGCCGAGGAGATCCGCGCGAAGTTCGGGATCCGCGCGATCCGGCCGCTCGCCGACGCCACGATGAGGAGGATCGCGCGCGGTGTCGTCCGGTACGTCCTCACGTGTGGGCATCCGTTCATCGTCCCGGTCACGCACCACGGCGATCTCCGCTCGCACGGGGTCACGGAGCCGGTGCGAACCCAGACGACCGCAAATCGCGGCGAGCACGCGCTCATCATGCCGCACCTGACGAAGTTCCAAACCGGCTCGACGGGCGCGCCGATGGATGGGCCGGTGCCCACCGTGACCGCCAACAGCTACGTGAAGCGCCCCGGCGGCGCGGCACCGCTAGGTCTCGTGGCCGCGACGATGGTGCAGACCGGATACGGTGAGAGGGAGGGACAGGCACCGCGATCGCTCGACATTCAGGAACCGCTCGGAACCCAGGTTGCCGGCGGCGCGAAGCACGCCGTCGTCGCCGCGTTCCTGGCGCAGCACAACACGGGCGTCGTCGGCCATGACGCCCGAGAGCCGGTGTCGACGCTCACCACGGGAGGCTCCTACGGAGCGTCCCAGCAGAGCGTGGTTGCGGCCCACCTCATGAACATGAGGGGAAGCACCCGGAGAGATGGAGAGGCCAACGATCCGCTTTGGACGCAAACCGCCGGCGGCCAGCATTCGGCTCTGATCTCGGCCTTCCTGTCGAAGTACTACGGCCAGGGCGAAGGCGCCGCGATTGACGGCCCGATGCATACCGACACCACCAAGGACCGGTTCGGTCTGGTGACGGTCGAGATCGATGGCGCCACCTACGCCATCGCCGACATCGGAATGCGGATGCTCACTCCACGCGAGCGCTTCCGGGCCCAGGGCTTCCCCGACGACTACCAGATCGACGTCGGCCGCGATGCCGACGGAAACCCGGTACGGCTCACGGCCACCGCCCAAGGCCGCATGTGCGGCAACAGCGTCTGCCCGCCGCTGGCCGCGGCCCTCGTCAATGCGAACTGCGCGGACCTCGCCGTTGGCATGACGGAGGAGGCGGCCGCGTGA
- a CDS encoding Rha family transcriptional regulator, with amino-acid sequence MTILITTPSADGAKPLTMSSLEIAEQTGKRHDHVVRDIRAVLTELHGEGGLPKFGDTYINPQNGQSYPCFRLPHRELMILLTGYSVPLRAKVIDRWETLERNATAASTEALVQRVDGISRMLAKKVTGIEARVNEIVDEAIMRAIAADSRVSVMSHISVKQILADEWRVPAKGRRSIQRKVFTRLQDHCLAHGIKAFRCAHSGTWLFPRHDAIAFVRDHCGPMIREHVDKVTGQGRLPFKVVGGTEVKCSVNERSAAA; translated from the coding sequence ATGACGATCCTCATTACCACGCCGTCTGCGGACGGCGCAAAGCCGCTCACCATGTCCTCGCTGGAAATTGCCGAGCAGACGGGGAAGCGGCACGACCACGTTGTGCGGGACATTCGCGCTGTCCTTACCGAGCTGCATGGGGAAGGGGGTCTCCCCAAGTTTGGGGACACCTACATCAACCCGCAGAACGGTCAGTCCTACCCCTGCTTCCGTCTCCCGCACCGCGAGTTGATGATCCTTCTGACTGGCTACAGCGTCCCGCTTCGGGCCAAGGTGATTGATCGGTGGGAGACGCTGGAGCGCAACGCGACCGCCGCCTCGACCGAGGCGCTGGTGCAGCGGGTGGATGGCATTTCGCGAATGCTCGCGAAGAAGGTGACGGGCATCGAGGCGCGCGTGAACGAGATCGTTGATGAGGCCATCATGCGAGCCATCGCCGCCGACTCCCGTGTCTCGGTCATGTCGCACATCAGCGTTAAGCAGATCCTTGCCGACGAGTGGCGGGTGCCTGCCAAAGGCCGCCGATCTATTCAGCGCAAGGTTTTCACCAGGTTGCAGGACCACTGCCTCGCACACGGCATCAAAGCATTCCGGTGCGCGCACAGCGGGACGTGGCTGTTTCCGCGTCATGATGCGATCGCTTTCGTTCGCGACCACTGCGGACCGATGATCCGCGAACACGTGGACAAGGTTACTGGGCAGGGGCGGCTCCCCTTTAAGGTGGTCGGCGGCACCGAAGTGAAGTGCTCCGTTAACGAGCGCAGCGCCGCCGCCTGA
- a CDS encoding ribbon-helix-helix protein, CopG family has translation MNARGKRRRGAGPSSALSTDRRGTRVGEQRLAQGCRRPGARKVKVVTNLDPDTLAELQRMARRENCTVSEVIRTVIEWGLERAG, from the coding sequence GTGAACGCGCGCGGAAAGCGCAGGCGCGGCGCCGGGCCAAGCTCGGCCTTGTCGACGGATAGGCGAGGAACCCGCGTGGGCGAACAGCGGCTTGCACAGGGATGCCGGCGGCCGGGCGCGCGTAAGGTCAAGGTCGTCACGAACTTGGACCCGGATACCCTGGCCGAACTCCAGCGGATGGCCCGCCGTGAGAACTGCACGGTCTCGGAGGTCATCCGGACGGTGATCGAGTGGGGTCTTGAGCGTGCAGGGTGA
- a CDS encoding DNA-methyltransferase, giving the protein MNVLDQASGDGWAAFNCDTVEFTAEMPESSIDLSVFSPPFSSLYIYSDSERDMGNVSSHDEFFVAYRHLARDLFRVTRPGRLCAIHVKDLVYYSNSSAKGDRGLYSFTSDCIRAHVEEGWTFHRQVTVWRCPVKEMQKTKADRLLYKHFREDAARTGGGMPEYILVFRKWSEGMEGVAPVLHPPADFPLDVWQEWASPVWMDTRETDVLNVGAKGDEERHLCPMPLDLTRRLVLQYTNAGETVYSPFLGIGSEGVVSVRNGRKFLGTELKPEYWQLACRHLREAERNRVAGDLFGAAA; this is encoded by the coding sequence ATGAACGTTCTCGATCAGGCGAGCGGCGACGGGTGGGCCGCCTTCAACTGCGATACCGTAGAATTTACAGCCGAAATGCCTGAGAGCAGCATAGACCTCAGCGTCTTCTCTCCGCCGTTTTCGAGCCTCTACATCTACTCGGACAGCGAGCGCGACATGGGCAACGTGTCGAGCCACGATGAGTTCTTCGTCGCCTATCGGCATCTCGCCCGCGACCTGTTCCGCGTGACACGCCCGGGGCGCCTCTGCGCGATCCATGTGAAGGACCTCGTCTACTACTCGAACAGCTCGGCCAAGGGGGACCGCGGTCTCTACTCGTTCACATCAGACTGCATCCGCGCGCACGTCGAGGAAGGGTGGACCTTCCACCGCCAGGTGACGGTGTGGCGGTGCCCCGTGAAGGAGATGCAGAAGACGAAGGCCGACCGGCTCCTCTACAAACATTTCCGGGAAGATGCGGCGCGCACGGGCGGCGGAATGCCGGAGTACATCCTCGTGTTCCGCAAGTGGTCCGAGGGGATGGAAGGCGTTGCACCGGTGCTCCACCCGCCGGCCGATTTCCCGCTCGACGTTTGGCAAGAATGGGCCTCGCCGGTCTGGATGGATACGCGCGAGACAGATGTCTTGAACGTCGGCGCCAAGGGTGATGAGGAGCGCCACTTGTGCCCCATGCCACTCGATCTGACCCGGCGCCTGGTTCTCCAGTACACGAACGCCGGAGAGACCGTCTACTCGCCGTTCTTGGGGATCGGGAGTGAAGGTGTCGTGTCCGTCCGTAACGGGCGAAAATTTCTCGGCACCGAACTGAAGCCTGAATACTGGCAGCTCGCGTGTCGCCACCTGAGAGAGGCCGAACGAAATCGCGTCGCGGGTGACCTGTTCGGAGCGGCGGCATGA
- the dnaB gene encoding replicative DNA helicase gives MDLDAIHKAEQGILGAMLSRPDALDNFDGVLRAEDFAVEPHRKAFAAIERAVATGQPATPLRIGRELGNDIGGMSGAEYLGRCVAAAAWTMSVPDLASDIVEASRLRRLGNLCADVDSRIGGGESSAAILEAVERETFAIAERRGDTRYASLGEAAEMALKLAEAAYHRRAGLSGFSTGLADLDKLMGGLQRSDLVIVAGRPASGKTSLATSMAKGLAAQGLAVAFFSLEMSGEQLGIRLISEASRISGSRIVRGAINEAEFGQLTDASRDIGGLPIFIDQSGGLTIAQLSARARRLRRSKNIQAVVVDYLQLMQGEGKRGQNRVNELTDITMGLKALAKDLDVPVIALSQLSRQVEAREDKRPRLSDLRESGSIEQDADIVMFVYREEYYLAQSRPKEGTDAFFEWEAKMEAAHGKAEIIIAKHRHGPTGTVDLSFDASLTSFGNLERAA, from the coding sequence ATGGACCTCGACGCGATCCACAAGGCTGAGCAGGGCATCCTCGGCGCGATGCTCTCCCGACCTGACGCGCTGGACAACTTCGACGGTGTGCTGAGGGCGGAGGACTTCGCCGTGGAGCCGCACCGCAAAGCGTTCGCGGCCATCGAGCGAGCAGTGGCGACGGGCCAACCGGCGACGCCACTGCGCATTGGCCGCGAGCTCGGCAACGACATCGGTGGGATGTCCGGTGCCGAGTATCTCGGGCGGTGTGTTGCCGCAGCGGCTTGGACGATGTCGGTTCCGGACCTCGCCTCCGACATCGTCGAAGCGTCCCGGCTTCGTCGGCTTGGGAACCTCTGCGCTGACGTGGACTCCCGAATCGGCGGCGGCGAAAGTTCTGCCGCGATACTGGAGGCGGTCGAGCGCGAGACTTTCGCCATCGCCGAGCGGCGAGGGGACACCCGCTACGCGTCGCTCGGTGAGGCTGCGGAGATGGCGCTGAAGCTCGCCGAGGCGGCCTACCATCGTCGCGCAGGACTATCGGGCTTTTCGACTGGCCTCGCCGACCTCGACAAGCTCATGGGAGGCCTGCAGCGGTCCGACCTCGTGATCGTCGCCGGGAGACCGGCATCCGGCAAGACGAGCCTGGCGACGAGCATGGCGAAGGGACTGGCGGCACAGGGGCTCGCAGTCGCGTTCTTCTCGCTGGAGATGTCGGGCGAGCAGCTCGGCATCCGGCTGATCTCCGAGGCATCCCGGATCTCCGGATCCCGGATCGTGCGTGGCGCCATCAACGAGGCAGAATTCGGCCAGCTCACGGACGCGTCGAGGGACATCGGCGGGCTTCCGATCTTCATCGACCAGTCTGGCGGGCTGACGATCGCTCAGCTCTCGGCACGGGCCCGCCGGCTGCGCCGATCCAAGAATATCCAGGCCGTCGTCGTCGACTACCTCCAGCTCATGCAAGGCGAGGGGAAGCGCGGCCAGAACCGGGTCAACGAACTCACGGACATCACCATGGGCCTGAAGGCTCTGGCCAAAGACCTCGATGTTCCGGTGATCGCGCTTTCGCAGCTCTCGCGGCAAGTCGAGGCACGCGAAGACAAGCGCCCGCGCCTGTCGGATCTGCGCGAGTCCGGATCGATCGAGCAGGACGCGGACATCGTGATGTTCGTCTATCGCGAGGAATACTACCTCGCGCAGTCCAGGCCGAAGGAAGGCACCGACGCCTTCTTCGAGTGGGAGGCGAAGATGGAAGCCGCCCATGGCAAGGCGGAGATCATCATCGCCAAGCACCGGCACGGCCCGACAGGCACCGTCGACCTGTCCTTCGATGCGTCTCTCACGTCGTTCGGAAACCTGGAGCGTGCCGCATGA